From a single Apium graveolens cultivar Ventura chromosome 2, ASM990537v1, whole genome shotgun sequence genomic region:
- the LOC141707315 gene encoding replication factor C subunit 2, with the protein MAPLLQTSQPWVEKYRPKQVKDVAHQDEVVRVLTNTLETANCPHMLFYGPPGTGKTTTALAIAHELYGPELYKSRVLELNASDDRGINVVRTKIKNFAAVAVGTQRHGNYPCPPYKIIILDEADSMTEDAQNALRRTMETYSKVTRFFFICNYISRIIEPLASRCAKFRFKPLTDEIMNDRIEHICSAEGLNLDSEALSTLSSISQGDLRRAITYLQGAARLFGSSISSRDLINVSGVIPQEVVQALYSSCKSGNFELAEKEVNNAIAEGYPVSQMISQLFDLIVGLDDVSDEQKARIFKKMGEADKCLIDGADEYLQLLDVASNAMRALCNMPLEFPS; encoded by the exons ATGGCGCCGTTGTTGCAGACCTCTCAGCCTTGGGTCGAAAAATA TCGACCTAAGCAAGTCAAGGACGTTGCTCACCAAGACGAGGTCGTTCGTGTCCTTACTAACACTCTCGAAACCGCTAAt TGCCCGCATATGCTGTTTTATGGTCCACCTGGAACTGGCAAAACTACTACTGCTCTTGCCATTGCACATGAGCTTTACGG ACCTGAACTCTACAAGTCCAGGGTGCTGGAGCTTAATGCTAGTGACGACCGTGGAATAAATGTAGTGCGCACAAAAATAAAAAACTTTGCTGCTGTAGCTGTAGGTACTCAGCGTCACGG AAACTACCCTTGCCCCCCTTATAAAATAATCATCCTTGATGAGGCAGATTCCATGACTGAAGATGCCCAG AATGCCTTGCGTCGGACAATGGAAACTTACTCTAAAGTTACAAGATTTTTTTTCATTTGCAATTATATCAGCAG AATCATTGAACCTCTTGCTTCTAGATGCGCAAAGTTCAGATTTAAGCCACTTACTGATGAAATAATGAATGACCGTATAGAGCACATTTGCAGTGCAGAAGGTCTTAATTTGGATTCAGAG GCTCTTTCGACCTTGAGTTCTATCTCTCAAGGTGATCTACGTCGGGCAATAACATACTTGCAG GGAGCTGCTCGCTTATTTGGATCTTCAATCTCATCGAGAGACTTGATTAATGTATCTGGG GTCATCCCACAGGAAGTTGTGCAAGCTCTATATTCAAGTTGCAAAAGTGGCAACTTTGAATTAGCGGAGAAGGAAGTCAATAATGCAATTGCAGAGGGCTATCCAGTTTCTCAGATGATTTCTCAG tTGTTTGACCTAATTGTTGGACTGGATGATGTATCAGATGAACAGAAAGCAAGAATTTTTAAGAAAATGGGCGAAGCAGATAAG TGTCTCATTGACGGAGCAGACGAGTACTTGCAGCTGTTGGATGTGGCCAGCAATGCAATGCGAGCACTATGTAATATGCCACTAGAATTTCCTTCTTAA
- the LOC141707316 gene encoding uncharacterized protein LOC141707316 gives MKSIDLLCTSPASTAICSSTDLRAMVRSHGTSSVDRRRRHYMNDHYPRKSKSNIPVIPCSSQLPIVPTSYYQRSRKSASDYSSASRSGRELRRKSSTDIINDLTTTPYGSSRHLLSDNPYNELLSQTDNRLALVLSEPVMPRKANTNDSALVPGNQASRPREKMSSTDSLVLKSFTNQKQLAVSQPVRRNESSVLKSSSARSRSRHQVVELMVSIHCKGCEGKVRKHISRMEGVTSFSIDRATKKVIVMGEVTPLGVLSSISKVKNAQFWPCPTSLSSS, from the exons ATGAAATCAATAGACTTGTTGTGTACCTCTCCTGCTTCCACAGCTATATGTTCAAGCACGGATCTACGTGCCATGGTACGTAGCCATGGCACGAGTTCCGTAGACCGTCGTAGACGTCATTATATGAATGATCATTATCCAAGAAAATCCAAGAGTAATATTCCAGTCATTCCTTGTTCATCGCAGTTGCCTATCGTTCCTACGTCATACTACCAGAGAAGTAGAAAAAGCGCTTCTGATTATTCTTCTGCTTCTCGGAGTGGTCGAGAGCTACGAAGAAAAAGCTCTACGGATATTATAAATGATCTAACTACTACTCCTTATGGTTCTTCTAGGCATCTATTAAGTGACAATCCTTATAATGAACTGTTATCACAGACAGATAATAGATTGGCATTGGTTCTTAGTGAACCTGTAATGCCTCGAAAGGCAAATACAAATGATTCTGCATTGGTTCCTGGTAATCAAGCTTCACGTCCTCGTGAAAAAATGAGCTCCACTGACTCTCTTGTTCTAAAATCATTTACCAACCAGAAGCAGTTAGCTGTTAGCCAACCTGTGCGTAGAAATGAATCTTCTGTTCTCAAATCTTCATCAGCTAGATCTCGGTCCCGTCATCAG GTGGTGGAACTTATGGTGTCAATTCATTGCAAGGGATGTGAAGGAAAAGTCAGAAAACATATTTCCAGAATGGAAG GAGTGACTTCATTCAGTATTGATAGAGCTACAAAGAAAGTGATAGTGATGGGAGAGGTGACACCATTAGGAGTACTTTCAAGCATTTCAAAGGTGAAGAATGCTCAGTTCTGGCCATGTCcaacttctttatcttcttccTAG